In one Capricornis sumatraensis isolate serow.1 chromosome 1, serow.2, whole genome shotgun sequence genomic region, the following are encoded:
- the LOC138082550 gene encoding olfactory receptor 5AC1-like, with protein MAEENMTLVTEFVLTGLTDLPGLQVPLFLVFLIIYLTTMVGNLGLIFLIWKYPHLHTPMYSFLGSLAFADACLSSSVTPKMLVNTLDKSQMLSLFECMAQYYFFGSSATTECFLLVVMAYDRYVAICNPLLYPVVMSNKLCTWLISASYAIGFLHPIIHVGLLFRLSFCKSNIIHHFYCEILPLFTVSCTDPSINALVVFIFAAFIQAFTFMGIIVSYTCVLFVILRKKSAKGRSKAFSTCSAHLLSVSLFYGALFFMYVRPGSGQDQYQDKMYSLFYTIIIPLLNPFIYSLRNKEVLDALRKIIKI; from the coding sequence ATGGCAGAAGAAAATATGACTCTGGTGACGGAGTTTGTTCTCACAGGACTCACAGATCTCCCAGGGCTGCAGGTCCCCCTGTTCCTGGTGTTTCTGATCATCTACCTCACCACCATGGTGGGCAACCTTGGACtgatttttctcatctggaaGTACCCCCATcttcacacccccatgtactcATTCCTGGGCAGCTTGGCCTTTGCAGATGCTTGCTTGTCATCTTCTGTGACTCCCAAGATGCTTGTCAACACCTTAGACAAGAGTCAAATGTTGTCTCTCTTTGAGTGCATGGCCCAATACTATTTTTTTGGTTCCAGTGCCACCACAGAATGTTTCCTCCTGGtggtgatggcctatgaccgctatgtaGCCATATGCAATCCCTTGCTTTACCCAGTGGTGATGTCCAACAAACTCTGCACTTGGTTGATAAGTGCATCGTATGCAATTGGTTTTCTGCATCCTATAATACATGTAGGATTATTATTTAGATTATCTTTCTGCAAGTCTAATATAATACATCATTTCTACTGTGAAATCCTGCCACTTTTTACAGTTTCTTGCACTGATCCATCAATTAATGCAttagtggtttttatttttgctgctttTATACAGGCTTTTACTTTTATGGGTATTATAGTCTCCTATACTTGTGTCCTCTTTGTCATCCTGAGAAAGAAGTCTGCAAAGGGCAGGAGCAAAGCCTTCTCCACGTGCAGCGCCCACCTTCTATCTGTTTCCTTGTTCTATGGCGCTCTTTTCTTCATGTATGTGCGTCCTGGGTCTGGCCAGGATCAGTATCAGGATAAAATGTATTCACTGTTCTACACGATTATAATTCCCCTGCTAAACCCCTTTATTTATAGTCTAAGAAACAAGGAAGTTTTAGATGCACttaggaaaataataaagatataa